Proteins encoded within one genomic window of Legionella sp. PC997:
- a CDS encoding type IV secretory system conjugative DNA transfer family protein, which translates to MSQNKPNKAIGPQVREKNHSKINRTLVLLVICSFLISMHIGTQFFAHQFHYADALGGTFAPIYMPWQIFTWAIKYQPYYPDSFNAAFGLIVMMGCLFLMMIVLASKYFKKNSVSDYLHGSARWANWEDLNSASLIGHDEGVYVGAFEDDKGAIHYLRHNGPEHVLTYAPTRSGKGVGLVIPTLLSWKHSCVITDLKGELWAMTAGWRQKHATNKVIRFEPATLKGSARWNPLDEIRVDTESEVGDVQNLATLVVDPDGKGLETHWQKTSQALLVGFILHAIYKLKTQGEPATFPNIDRMLVDPNINIADLLIEMTQYPHVEGKTHPVISASARDMIDRPEEEAGSVLSTLKSYLALYRDPVVAHNVSASDFCIRDLMNHECPVSLYIVTQPNDKARLQPLVRVMINMIVRLLADRMEFERVSDARGLSYVSAKKTYKHRLLCMIDEFPSLGKLDILQESLAFVAGYGLKFYLICQDINQLKSRERGYGPDETITSNCHIQNAYPPNRVETAEHLSKLTGQTTIVKEHITTSGKRFSTFLNQISKTVQEISRPLLTVDECLRMPGPKKDANGLIVEAGDMVVYAAGFPAIYGKQPLYFKDPIFMTRASVDAPAHSDILRTRLSEDEVIRL; encoded by the coding sequence ATGAGCCAAAACAAACCTAATAAAGCCATAGGTCCTCAAGTCAGAGAAAAAAATCACAGCAAGATCAATAGAACTTTAGTCTTGCTAGTGATTTGTTCTTTCTTAATCAGCATGCACATTGGAACTCAATTCTTCGCGCATCAATTTCACTATGCTGACGCCCTTGGAGGGACATTCGCCCCTATTTATATGCCTTGGCAGATTTTTACCTGGGCTATTAAGTATCAACCCTATTACCCAGATTCTTTTAATGCCGCCTTTGGTCTCATCGTTATGATGGGTTGTCTCTTTTTAATGATGATCGTGTTGGCTTCCAAGTATTTTAAAAAGAACAGTGTGAGTGACTACCTCCATGGTTCAGCCAGGTGGGCTAATTGGGAAGACTTAAACAGTGCTAGTCTCATTGGACATGATGAAGGAGTTTATGTTGGCGCGTTTGAAGATGACAAAGGAGCCATTCATTATCTACGCCATAATGGGCCTGAGCATGTTTTAACGTATGCACCAACGCGCTCAGGGAAAGGTGTTGGCCTTGTGATTCCAACTCTTCTATCGTGGAAACACTCTTGTGTTATTACAGATTTAAAAGGCGAGCTCTGGGCAATGACTGCTGGATGGCGGCAAAAACATGCCACCAACAAGGTTATTCGATTTGAACCTGCAACGTTAAAAGGAAGCGCACGCTGGAACCCTCTGGATGAAATCAGAGTGGATACAGAATCAGAGGTGGGTGACGTACAAAATTTGGCAACGCTTGTGGTTGATCCAGATGGTAAAGGGTTGGAAACCCACTGGCAGAAAACCTCTCAAGCCCTTCTAGTTGGTTTTATCCTGCATGCGATTTATAAATTGAAAACCCAAGGAGAACCAGCCACATTTCCCAACATTGACCGCATGCTGGTTGATCCCAATATTAATATTGCTGACCTGCTCATTGAAATGACCCAATATCCGCATGTTGAGGGTAAAACCCATCCTGTTATATCAGCCTCTGCTCGTGACATGATTGATAGGCCCGAAGAAGAAGCAGGTTCTGTGTTATCTACTTTAAAATCTTATTTAGCGCTATATCGTGATCCAGTAGTTGCGCATAACGTCTCTGCCTCAGATTTTTGCATCCGCGATTTAATGAACCATGAATGTCCTGTGAGCCTCTATATCGTTACTCAACCCAATGACAAGGCAAGGCTTCAGCCTCTGGTTAGAGTCATGATTAATATGATAGTGAGACTATTGGCCGACAGAATGGAATTTGAGCGTGTATCCGATGCCAGAGGATTATCTTATGTAAGTGCTAAAAAAACCTATAAGCATCGACTGCTTTGCATGATTGATGAATTTCCAAGTCTTGGAAAACTCGACATACTGCAAGAATCATTAGCTTTTGTTGCAGGCTATGGTTTAAAGTTTTACTTAATTTGTCAGGACATTAATCAGCTGAAAAGCCGTGAGCGAGGTTATGGCCCCGATGAAACCATCACTTCAAATTGTCATATCCAAAATGCTTATCCACCCAACAGAGTTGAAACCGCAGAACATCTTTCCAAGCTGACAGGTCAAACAACTATTGTTAAAGAACACATCACCACCAGTGGAAAACGCTTTTCTACGTTCTTAAATCAAATCTCAAAAACCGTTCAGGAAATATCGAGACCGCTCTTAACCGTTGATGAGTGTCTGCGTATGCCAGGACCTAAAAAAGATGCTAATGGCCTGATTGTTGAAGCAGGCGACATGGTCGTATATGCAGCGGGCTTCCCTGCTATTTATGGTAAACAACCTCTTTACTTTAAAGATCCGATCTTCATGACAAGAGCATCAGTTGATGCTCCTGCTCACTCAGATATTTTACGTACTCGTTTAAGTGAAGATGAGGTCATCAGGCTATGA
- the trbL gene encoding P-type conjugative transfer protein TrbL has product MNKKIIPYVIAFGLFGFSACCHAKGHGMDSRDLLDNILQRFASTSALWSKTMLSYARYLFWSLASISMVWTYGLMALRKADIQEFLAETVRFFVVVGFFYWILDNGPAIAKAIIDSMRQLAAKASGINEHVSPSDIVDVGFDIVSKAIDSSSIWSPAATTVGLLVAGVILIILALVSINMLIILITAWILTYGGIVLLGFGGGRWTQDIAINYYKTVLGIALQAFAMILIIGIGKSFVDQYYAAMSENIMLKEMFVMLVVAVLLLVLIDKIPPALASIVSGGGSGGGGGLGLGGAMGAAGIAGAAMAGAAGSVLAQSGGGLSALNAAFKAASQSTNSGDTNALSGMDKSSKTGGLAEAMGSAAKFAGSFGSHLASGTMDIAREKANSIKEAVAEKIADTTGGKIAEAIHNKVDTSTSESQESNAQNILSMGTPAGSLSSGFETSDEVSQFVNQKASGESQ; this is encoded by the coding sequence ATGAATAAAAAAATCATCCCCTATGTCATTGCGTTTGGTTTATTTGGGTTTTCTGCTTGCTGCCATGCCAAAGGGCATGGCATGGATAGTCGTGATTTACTGGATAATATTTTACAGCGTTTTGCTAGCACATCCGCACTATGGAGCAAAACTATGTTGAGTTACGCCAGATATCTTTTTTGGTCTTTAGCCTCAATTAGTATGGTGTGGACATACGGCTTGATGGCACTGCGTAAAGCAGACATTCAAGAATTCTTAGCTGAAACGGTACGGTTTTTTGTAGTTGTCGGTTTTTTCTATTGGATTTTAGACAATGGACCGGCCATTGCAAAAGCAATCATAGACTCCATGCGGCAACTTGCAGCCAAGGCTTCTGGAATTAATGAACATGTCTCCCCTTCTGATATTGTAGATGTTGGGTTTGATATTGTCTCAAAAGCTATAGACAGCTCATCTATCTGGTCCCCCGCAGCAACTACAGTAGGATTGCTCGTTGCAGGGGTAATTCTGATTATTCTTGCTTTAGTCAGTATTAACATGCTCATTATCTTAATAACCGCTTGGATCTTAACCTATGGTGGCATTGTTTTATTAGGGTTTGGCGGTGGCCGTTGGACACAGGATATTGCGATTAACTACTACAAAACCGTATTAGGTATCGCATTACAAGCTTTTGCCATGATTTTGATTATTGGTATCGGTAAATCCTTTGTAGATCAATATTACGCAGCGATGTCTGAAAACATCATGCTCAAAGAGATGTTTGTCATGCTAGTTGTTGCCGTGCTGTTGCTGGTTCTTATAGATAAAATTCCACCTGCACTCGCCTCCATTGTGTCAGGAGGCGGTTCTGGTGGTGGCGGTGGACTCGGTCTTGGTGGTGCAATGGGAGCTGCTGGAATTGCAGGAGCAGCCATGGCAGGTGCCGCAGGTAGCGTACTTGCTCAAAGCGGTGGTGGATTATCTGCACTTAATGCTGCATTTAAAGCAGCCAGTCAATCAACCAACTCAGGTGATACCAATGCACTGTCTGGGATGGATAAAAGCTCCAAAACCGGTGGCTTAGCTGAGGCAATGGGAAGTGCTGCCAAATTTGCAGGCTCTTTTGGTTCACATTTAGCCTCAGGGACTATGGATATAGCTCGTGAGAAAGCTAATTCGATTAAAGAAGCAGTTGCTGAAAAAATCGCTGACACAACAGGTGGAAAAATTGCCGAAGCAATTCATAACAAGGTAGATACATCCACTTCTGAATCGCAAGAATCTAACGCGCAAAACATTTTATCTATGGGCACACCTGCAGGTAGTCTCAGTTCGGGATTTGAGACATCAGATGAGGTCAGTCAATTTGTGAACCAAAAGGCATCTGGAGAGAGCCAATGA
- the trbJ gene encoding P-type conjugative transfer protein TrbJ, with amino-acid sequence MKFKSMIIYCFVLPVFAGGAPVFDIANWIQNGKMIATQLSEYKTQVDQYKNQMDQYQNMLDNTKSLTSFEWDNANSVINNLLESTDTIDYYKQEAGSLQGYLDRFQSQEYYQKTPCFNGTGQCSAEELRKIKQSRLAASVAEKRSNDAMLKGIDKQQQSLKNDSAKLRTLQSQAQSAAGQKQALQAASQLASNQSHQLLQIRGVLLAQQNAQAVKDAASANKEAIQTAGDEHFRSGAYHKSSGKKW; translated from the coding sequence ATGAAATTTAAATCCATGATTATTTATTGCTTTGTTTTACCAGTATTCGCGGGTGGCGCGCCTGTGTTTGATATTGCGAATTGGATTCAAAATGGAAAAATGATTGCAACCCAGCTTAGTGAATATAAAACGCAAGTCGATCAATACAAGAATCAGATGGATCAATACCAAAACATGTTAGACAACACCAAGTCACTGACTTCCTTTGAATGGGATAATGCCAACTCAGTTATTAATAATTTGCTTGAATCGACTGATACCATTGATTACTACAAGCAGGAAGCTGGCAGCCTCCAAGGATACTTGGACCGATTCCAAAGTCAGGAATACTACCAAAAGACCCCGTGTTTTAATGGCACAGGTCAATGTTCTGCTGAAGAACTTAGAAAAATCAAACAAAGCAGATTAGCAGCTTCTGTTGCTGAAAAGCGATCCAATGACGCTATGCTTAAAGGGATTGATAAACAACAACAGAGCTTAAAAAATGATTCTGCAAAGTTGCGTACTTTGCAATCTCAGGCACAAAGTGCTGCAGGCCAAAAACAGGCTCTTCAAGCAGCTTCTCAATTAGCCAGTAATCAATCTCATCAATTGCTTCAAATCCGAGGCGTGTTATTAGCGCAGCAGAATGCTCAAGCGGTCAAAGATGCAGCGAGTGCCAACAAAGAAGCGATACAGACCGCAGGGGATGAGCATTTCAGATCAGGCGCATACCATAAAAGTTCAGGAAAAAAGTGGTAA
- a CDS encoding TrbI/VirB10 family protein: MNKNNDYLSPDNSPQKLQTAGVKRVNNVPLMIAIGILTLFVVLIALVANKRANAQNQPPEIVKIKNPKKNTMSLANDVVGNHKSAVIPPQSVTIANNEAAPLPIPEQLLPKEDVLTQDVSEAEIERIRQEKTQEFEEAVKAKTSVMVDNPRLNNRDTAKTSMNSNEMAINIDPSLAFKEQLALLQGRQAKPMPQTLGGEENEMRWHLNSTLQSPNSRYELRAGSVIPGVMISGISSELPGQIIAQVSQNVYDTATGKYLLIPQGTKILGLYSSDVPFGQNSVLVAWQRLVFPDSKALDIGSMPGADSAGYAGFRDQVDHHYGRIYGSALLMSGIIAGITYSQNTNQSSQFGYAQPTAGSVMSQALGQQLGEVTSQLVSKNLNVSPTINVRPGYRFNIIVVKDLTFKQPYKQFAY; the protein is encoded by the coding sequence ATGAATAAAAATAATGATTATTTGTCGCCAGACAATTCACCGCAAAAGCTTCAAACCGCAGGTGTAAAACGAGTGAATAATGTACCCCTCATGATTGCAATTGGTATTTTAACTCTTTTTGTGGTGCTCATCGCATTGGTTGCCAATAAACGAGCTAATGCGCAAAACCAGCCACCAGAAATAGTGAAGATTAAAAACCCAAAGAAAAATACCATGAGCCTTGCCAATGACGTGGTAGGAAACCATAAATCAGCAGTAATTCCGCCCCAGAGTGTCACGATTGCTAACAATGAAGCAGCTCCTTTGCCTATTCCTGAACAACTTCTACCTAAAGAAGATGTTCTCACACAAGATGTATCTGAAGCTGAAATCGAGCGCATTCGTCAGGAAAAAACTCAAGAATTTGAAGAGGCTGTAAAAGCTAAGACTTCCGTAATGGTAGATAACCCACGATTGAATAATCGCGACACTGCCAAAACGTCCATGAATAGCAATGAGATGGCAATAAACATCGACCCTTCATTGGCGTTTAAAGAGCAGCTCGCATTATTACAAGGAAGGCAAGCCAAACCCATGCCACAAACCTTGGGTGGTGAAGAAAATGAAATGCGCTGGCATTTAAATTCAACACTTCAAAGCCCAAACAGTCGATACGAACTAAGAGCTGGCAGCGTGATCCCAGGTGTAATGATTAGTGGCATTTCCTCTGAATTACCAGGTCAAATTATTGCCCAAGTATCACAAAACGTATATGACACCGCTACCGGGAAATATCTTTTAATACCCCAAGGTACCAAGATATTAGGGCTTTATTCCAGTGATGTCCCTTTTGGCCAAAACTCTGTATTAGTTGCCTGGCAACGCTTGGTTTTTCCAGACAGCAAAGCCCTGGATATTGGCTCTATGCCTGGTGCTGATAGTGCAGGATATGCCGGATTTCGTGATCAGGTAGATCATCATTATGGACGAATTTATGGTTCAGCTCTTTTAATGTCAGGCATTATTGCTGGTATTACTTATAGCCAAAATACCAATCAATCTAGCCAATTCGGTTATGCCCAGCCCACAGCTGGCAGCGTCATGAGTCAGGCTTTAGGACAACAGTTGGGCGAGGTCACTTCGCAACTGGTTTCAAAAAACCTGAATGTGTCCCCCACCATAAATGTTCGCCCAGGTTATCGTTTCAATATCATCGTGGTGAAAGACTTAACCTTTAAACAGCCCTATAAGCAATTTGCTTATTAA
- a CDS encoding conjugal transfer protein TrbH yields the protein MKKLSVLLAAVLLSSCASMRYGNFTQMSQGKDAYLAADAATQLTRVYPPAQNTFCIGQAVNDGFGLSLIQNLRKKGYGINENQCPKNKANFFYVLDELKPQSYRVSLFVGMQTLSRLYAKSHENIIPISTWTHKE from the coding sequence ATGAAAAAATTAAGTGTTTTATTGGCTGCTGTCTTGTTATCAAGCTGTGCCAGCATGCGTTATGGCAATTTCACTCAAATGTCTCAAGGCAAAGATGCTTATTTGGCGGCAGATGCAGCCACTCAATTAACCCGAGTATATCCACCGGCTCAAAATACATTTTGTATTGGTCAGGCAGTCAACGATGGCTTTGGCTTAAGTCTTATTCAAAACTTGAGAAAAAAGGGTTATGGCATCAATGAAAATCAATGCCCTAAGAATAAAGCTAATTTTTTCTACGTGCTTGATGAGCTTAAACCTCAAAGTTATCGAGTAAGTCTTTTTGTGGGAATGCAAACATTGAGCCGTCTGTATGCAAAAAGCCATGAAAACATCATCCCTATCAGCACATGGACTCATAAGGAATAA
- the trbG gene encoding P-type conjugative transfer protein TrbG — translation MKRVMQLFCLLTPLTSFALDNTILAEHYFSDTVPKLSSQEKQGLDIAERTQQGEKTSIPFASADGSVSFIYGSGQIRVVCAPLQVCDIALQPGEQFNDMNVGDPRFVVEPSLTGSGAMQQIHLLIKPKDVGLDSSLVITTDRRTYHFRLKSDRTEFMPYISFSYPDEAKAKWQLLERIQAERRKVDTLPETNEYLGDLNFNYRIQGNARFKPVRVYNNGVKTIIEMPRTMAQSEAPALLVLRSRGIFKKSESVMVNYRLQGCRYIVDGVFDKAILVIGSGSSQEKITITRC, via the coding sequence ATGAAAAGAGTAATGCAGCTATTTTGTTTATTAACACCGCTCACAAGTTTTGCATTGGATAACACTATTCTGGCCGAGCATTATTTTTCGGATACTGTACCCAAGCTATCGAGTCAGGAAAAACAAGGTTTAGATATTGCAGAGCGTACACAACAAGGAGAAAAGACAAGTATACCCTTTGCTTCTGCTGATGGCTCAGTCAGTTTTATTTATGGTTCAGGGCAAATCAGGGTAGTTTGTGCCCCTTTACAAGTGTGTGATATTGCCCTTCAACCAGGTGAGCAGTTTAACGACATGAACGTCGGTGACCCACGCTTTGTTGTTGAACCATCTCTCACAGGATCTGGAGCTATGCAACAAATCCATCTGCTAATAAAACCTAAAGATGTAGGGCTTGATTCTTCTTTGGTAATCACCACAGACAGAAGAACATATCACTTTAGATTAAAGTCAGATAGAACTGAATTTATGCCTTACATTTCATTTAGTTATCCTGATGAAGCAAAAGCAAAATGGCAGTTACTAGAACGCATTCAGGCTGAAAGAAGAAAAGTAGATACCTTACCAGAAACCAATGAATATCTAGGCGATCTTAACTTCAATTATCGAATTCAAGGCAATGCTCGATTTAAGCCAGTTAGAGTTTATAACAATGGTGTCAAAACAATTATTGAGATGCCAAGAACCATGGCTCAAAGTGAAGCGCCTGCGCTGCTGGTTTTAAGAAGTCGAGGGATATTTAAAAAATCGGAGTCCGTCATGGTCAATTATCGTCTTCAGGGTTGTCGTTACATCGTAGATGGAGTTTTTGATAAAGCCATCTTAGTTATCGGCAGCGGTTCTTCTCAAGAAAAAATTACGATTACAAGGTGCTGA
- a CDS encoding conjugal transfer protein TrbF, with product MKKSVTNNPYLNARRAWNVHTAGLMKSLQVWQLVGLGSLLIALAAVAGLIAIGSQSKFIPLVFQQDANGNTLSVTRADKVGEASIDDYRAAAAHFIENVRMVSLDAELQKKAVFQVYSYLNANDAALAKVQEFYSDKQQSNPFERAAFEIVSIDIRSVLQESDETWQVDWIETVRNRDGSLKEKPRMMKAMITMYQENELNDATSESILKNPHLIYVRDFNWSYELKHGEQQ from the coding sequence ATGAAAAAAAGTGTAACGAATAATCCTTATCTTAATGCCAGACGGGCATGGAATGTTCATACCGCAGGACTTATGAAATCACTACAAGTTTGGCAATTGGTGGGATTAGGTAGCCTATTAATCGCATTGGCGGCAGTTGCTGGACTCATCGCGATAGGTAGCCAATCCAAATTTATCCCTTTGGTGTTTCAACAAGATGCCAATGGCAATACCTTATCGGTTACCCGTGCTGATAAGGTTGGTGAGGCAAGCATTGATGATTATCGTGCTGCAGCAGCGCATTTCATTGAAAACGTTCGCATGGTAAGCCTTGATGCGGAACTACAAAAGAAGGCAGTGTTTCAAGTGTATTCCTATTTAAATGCCAATGATGCAGCCCTTGCCAAGGTTCAAGAATTCTACAGCGACAAACAACAATCTAATCCCTTTGAAAGAGCAGCTTTTGAGATTGTGAGCATAGACATTCGTTCAGTACTTCAAGAGTCAGATGAGACCTGGCAAGTTGACTGGATTGAAACAGTGAGAAATCGTGATGGCTCACTTAAAGAAAAGCCTCGCATGATGAAAGCGATGATTACGATGTATCAGGAGAATGAACTCAATGATGCCACCAGTGAGTCCATTTTGAAAAATCCCCACCTGATTTATGTGCGCGATTTTAACTGGTCCTACGAATTAAAGCATGGAGAACAGCAATGA
- a CDS encoding conjugal transfer protein TrbE (type IV secretion system ATPase VirB4 family) yields the protein MIGFITFLISITGLLLLGTLFSAARMKSRKNHVRRHRSHTAGLVDLLNYAAVVDDGVIVGKNGSFMAAWLYQGEDIANTTDEAREMMAFRINQAMSSLGNGWMIHVDAIRRAAPGYSEQSASYFPDPVSKAVDEERRLYFESIGALYEGYFVITLTWYPPVLAQKRFVELMFDDSGEKLNQKAKTHQLIETFKQSCRNFESRMSAALHLERLGSELFINENNKVTQDNFLRHIQYCVTGINHPVNLPKNPIYLDALIGGQELTPGITPKIGRKFIQCVAIEGFPMESYPGILTLLTQLPVEYRWNSRFIFMDPHEAVAHFTKFRKKWKQKVRGFFDQMFNTNSGVVDEDALGMVNDAQAAIAETNSGMVGQGYYTSVVVLMDEDRANVEKAALFIEKNINALGFSARTETINTMDAYMGSLPGHGVENIRRPLMNTMNLADLLPTSSIWTGENKAPCPLFPPQSPPLLHCVTSGNAPFRLNLHVRDLGHGIMFGPTRSGKSTHLGLLALSWRRYKDARIYSFDKGMSMYPTCKATGGEHFTIADKDSRLAFAPLQFLETKADRAWAMEWIDTILALNGLNTTPAQRNEIGHAILSMHQSGSKTLSEFVMTIQDEPIRETLKQYTIDGLMGHLLDAESDGLGLSSFMTFEIEHLMGLGEKFALPVLLYLFRRIETSLDGRPTLILLDEAWLMLAHPVFKNKIAEWLDSMAKKNCVVFMATQHLSHAANSGILDIIVESTATKIFLPNLYARDPETRTIYERMGLNPRQIDIIAAAQPKRDYYYVSEKGQRLYQLALGPYALAFVGATDPDSIARMKQLELKHGEEWVGQWLSEKGIPMEQYGEEA from the coding sequence ATGATTGGATTCATTACTTTTTTAATCAGTATTACTGGGCTTTTGTTGTTGGGTACATTGTTTAGCGCAGCTCGAATGAAAAGCCGTAAGAACCATGTTAGAAGACATCGAAGTCATACAGCGGGACTAGTTGATTTACTGAATTATGCAGCAGTAGTCGATGATGGTGTGATTGTAGGTAAAAATGGCTCTTTTATGGCAGCCTGGTTGTATCAAGGTGAAGACATAGCCAACACTACAGATGAAGCCCGTGAAATGATGGCTTTTCGAATCAATCAGGCAATGTCCTCATTGGGTAATGGCTGGATGATTCATGTCGATGCCATAAGACGTGCTGCTCCAGGTTACAGTGAGCAGAGTGCTTCATACTTCCCGGATCCGGTATCAAAAGCTGTTGATGAAGAAAGAAGACTGTACTTTGAAAGTATAGGGGCATTGTATGAAGGTTATTTTGTTATAACACTAACCTGGTATCCACCGGTATTGGCACAAAAGCGTTTTGTGGAATTGATGTTTGATGACTCAGGGGAAAAGTTAAACCAAAAAGCCAAAACCCATCAATTAATTGAAACCTTCAAGCAATCATGCAGGAACTTTGAGTCACGTATGAGTGCGGCACTTCACCTTGAAAGGCTAGGCTCAGAACTATTCATCAATGAAAACAATAAAGTCACTCAAGATAACTTTTTAAGACACATTCAATATTGTGTCACAGGGATTAATCACCCTGTGAATCTGCCTAAAAATCCAATTTATCTGGATGCTTTAATAGGCGGTCAAGAATTAACTCCAGGAATTACACCTAAAATTGGCCGAAAGTTCATTCAGTGTGTTGCTATTGAAGGATTCCCCATGGAGTCTTACCCAGGTATTTTAACACTGTTGACTCAACTGCCTGTGGAATATCGCTGGAACTCTCGCTTCATATTCATGGATCCCCATGAGGCTGTAGCTCATTTCACTAAATTCCGTAAAAAATGGAAACAAAAGGTCAGAGGCTTTTTTGACCAAATGTTTAATACCAACTCGGGTGTCGTTGATGAAGACGCGCTCGGCATGGTTAATGATGCGCAAGCAGCTATTGCCGAAACCAATTCCGGAATGGTAGGCCAAGGTTACTATACATCGGTTGTGGTGTTAATGGACGAAGATAGAGCGAACGTTGAAAAAGCAGCCCTATTCATCGAAAAGAATATCAATGCATTAGGGTTTAGCGCACGTACAGAAACCATTAATACCATGGATGCCTATATGGGTAGCCTACCTGGTCATGGTGTTGAAAACATCAGAAGGCCTCTAATGAATACCATGAATCTGGCTGATTTGTTACCAACATCCAGCATTTGGACTGGTGAAAATAAAGCGCCTTGCCCACTATTTCCCCCTCAATCACCGCCTTTGCTGCACTGTGTCACCAGCGGTAATGCTCCATTTCGTTTGAATCTTCATGTCAGAGACTTAGGCCATGGCATTATGTTTGGTCCCACACGCTCCGGTAAATCAACCCATCTTGGTTTATTGGCATTGTCCTGGCGTCGATATAAAGATGCCCGCATTTATTCTTTTGATAAAGGCATGTCCATGTATCCAACTTGCAAGGCAACAGGTGGGGAGCATTTCACCATCGCAGATAAAGACTCACGCCTTGCCTTTGCGCCATTGCAGTTTTTAGAAACTAAAGCCGATAGAGCTTGGGCTATGGAGTGGATTGATACGATTCTAGCTTTGAATGGTTTGAATACCACACCAGCTCAGCGCAATGAAATCGGCCATGCCATTCTAAGCATGCACCAAAGTGGTTCTAAAACCTTATCTGAATTTGTCATGACGATTCAAGATGAGCCCATTAGAGAAACGTTAAAGCAGTACACCATAGATGGGTTAATGGGGCATTTATTGGATGCAGAAAGTGATGGGCTTGGTTTGTCTTCCTTTATGACCTTTGAAATCGAGCATTTAATGGGCTTAGGTGAAAAATTTGCATTGCCTGTGTTGCTTTATCTCTTTAGGCGTATTGAAACCTCATTAGATGGTCGCCCCACCCTAATCTTGCTTGATGAAGCCTGGTTAATGCTGGCACATCCTGTGTTTAAAAACAAAATTGCTGAATGGCTTGATTCAATGGCTAAGAAAAACTGTGTTGTGTTTATGGCAACCCAACATCTGTCGCATGCAGCCAATTCTGGCATTTTAGACATTATTGTCGAATCAACCGCTACCAAAATCTTTTTACCCAATCTTTATGCAAGAGATCCTGAAACACGAACCATTTATGAGCGTATGGGCTTAAATCCGCGTCAGATTGACATCATCGCAGCAGCCCAACCCAAGCGTGATTACTACTATGTCAGTGAAAAAGGCCAGCGTCTTTATCAATTAGCGCTTGGACCTTATGCCTTGGCGTTTGTGGGTGCTACCGATCCCGATTCTATTGCACGAATGAAGCAACTGGAGTTGAAGCATGGGGAGGAATGGGTTGGTCAATGGCTTTCAGAAAAAGGTATTCCAATGGAACAATACGGAGAAGAAGCATGA
- a CDS encoding conjugal transfer protein TrbD, with the protein MSLRTIPIRRCGNRPSLFMGGDRELVMFSGLLSAILVFAAQDWLAAIFGFALWFLSLKGLRLMAKADPYMRAVYLRQRGYQAYYPARSTPFRNNKGGYL; encoded by the coding sequence ATGAGCCTACGCACCATTCCTATACGCAGATGTGGTAACCGCCCAAGCCTTTTCATGGGTGGTGACCGCGAGCTGGTTATGTTTTCAGGTTTACTCTCAGCAATCTTAGTATTTGCAGCTCAAGATTGGCTTGCCGCTATTTTTGGCTTTGCCCTTTGGTTTTTATCCTTAAAAGGTCTAAGGCTCATGGCAAAAGCTGATCCTTATATGAGAGCAGTCTATCTGAGACAAAGAGGCTATCAGGCTTATTATCCAGCACGTTCTACCCCTTTTCGTAATAATAAAGGGGGTTACCTATGA
- a CDS encoding TrbC/VirB2 family protein yields the protein MNQAININYRSLWMIGAIVLLLLFITDPACASSAGGGLPFDSYLTKIQKSITGPFAFTAAIIGLVGAGATLIFGGEMNGFLRTLLFIVLVLSFLVAAQNTMTAITGKGAEIAKPSVLTSATELQP from the coding sequence ATGAACCAAGCAATCAATATAAATTATCGAAGTCTATGGATGATAGGAGCGATTGTTTTATTGCTTCTGTTTATAACAGATCCTGCATGTGCTTCTAGTGCCGGTGGAGGTTTACCTTTTGACTCCTATTTAACCAAAATACAAAAATCCATTACCGGCCCATTTGCCTTTACTGCTGCAATTATTGGTTTAGTTGGTGCAGGAGCCACGCTGATTTTTGGTGGTGAAATGAATGGTTTTTTGCGAACCCTTCTCTTTATTGTATTAGTGCTTTCATTCCTGGTTGCCGCACAAAATACCATGACCGCGATTACAGGCAAGGGAGCTGAAATTGCTAAACCCTCAGTTTTAACGAGTGCTACGGAGTTGCAGCCATGA